One genomic segment of Mycolicibacterium gilvum includes these proteins:
- the nrdR gene encoding transcriptional regulator NrdR: MHCPFCRHPDSRVVDSRETDEGQAIRRRRSCPECGRRFTTVETAVLAVVKRSGVTEPFSREKVIRGVRRACQGRQVDDDALNKLAQQVEDAVRATGSPEVPANEVGLAILGPLRDLDEVAYLRFASVYRSFSSAEDFEREIEALRAHREVSARS, encoded by the coding sequence ATGCACTGTCCGTTCTGCCGTCACCCCGATTCACGAGTGGTCGATTCCCGCGAGACCGACGAGGGCCAGGCGATCCGCCGCCGCAGATCCTGCCCGGAATGCGGCCGAAGGTTCACGACCGTCGAGACGGCCGTGCTCGCGGTCGTCAAACGCAGCGGGGTGACCGAGCCTTTCAGCCGTGAGAAGGTCATCCGGGGCGTACGCCGTGCATGTCAGGGCCGTCAGGTCGACGACGACGCGCTCAACAAGCTGGCGCAGCAGGTCGAGGACGCGGTGCGGGCCACCGGTTCTCCGGAGGTCCCCGCGAACGAGGTGGGGCTGGCGATTCTCGGACCGCTACGTGATCTCGACGAGGTGGCCTATCTGCGGTTCGCGTCGGTGTACCGCTCGTTCTCCTCGGCGGAGGACTTCGAGCGTGAGATCGAGGCGCTGCGCGCCCACCGCGAGGTATCCGCGCGGAGTTAG
- a CDS encoding DDE-type integrase/transposase/recombinase, with translation MGGRFDTGELDRVWTSDITYLRTGEGWLYVCSVRDGCSRRVIGWALDNHMGTDLVESALSMAVAMRGEPADEVVFHADRGCQYTSAQLARFADQHNLARSVGRTGVCLLTG, from the coding sequence GTGGGGGGCCGGTTCGACACCGGCGAGCTGGACCGGGTGTGGACCTCCGACATCACCTATCTGCGCACCGGTGAGGGCTGGCTGTACGTGTGTTCGGTCCGTGACGGGTGCTCACGGCGGGTGATCGGCTGGGCCCTTGATAATCACATGGGCACCGACCTCGTCGAGTCTGCGCTGTCGATGGCGGTCGCGATGCGCGGCGAACCGGCCGACGAGGTCGTCTTTCACGCCGACCGCGGCTGTCAGTACACCTCGGCCCAGCTGGCCCGGTTCGCCGATCAACACAACCTCGCCCGATCTGTCGGGCGCACCGGCGTGTGCCTGTTGACCGGCTAA
- a CDS encoding tyrosine-type recombinase/integrase, whose amino-acid sequence MTIQHQLRLQAGTDVAWVLSGPGCGKYALVNEYLRYLADRNYSPRTLRAYGYDLLAFCRWLGSVDVELSSVTTETVLDFMRHCRQTPIAGRPTNVVSMTGTRLDRYSSTTINHRLAALTGLFTFRELRDPGLRTPIPSGREARRVSAEERNGLLGHLVRPKRRSALRLREPRRLPRALNRRETAELLSSLRTWRDRALAGLMLLSGLRSGELLTLDVTDVDIGARWVKVMGKGAKERRVPLDVEVAGLIQTYLLVERPESDSNRLFLVAKGPHRGQPLTAAGLRTIFRYHRIKSGVLAGHPHALRHTFGTAMAEAGVDLAVMQALLGHAHIDTTARYIHLAPTHVKAEYDAARTRLRSHT is encoded by the coding sequence ATGACGATTCAGCATCAGCTGCGTCTGCAAGCAGGCACCGATGTCGCCTGGGTGTTGTCCGGTCCGGGTTGCGGGAAGTATGCGTTGGTCAACGAATACCTCAGGTATCTGGCCGACCGGAATTACTCTCCTCGCACGCTGCGGGCCTACGGCTATGACCTGTTGGCATTCTGCCGGTGGCTCGGCAGCGTCGACGTCGAGTTGAGTTCAGTGACCACCGAGACCGTGCTCGACTTCATGCGGCACTGCAGGCAGACTCCGATCGCGGGACGCCCCACCAACGTGGTGTCGATGACCGGCACGCGTCTCGACCGTTACTCGTCGACCACCATCAATCACCGGCTTGCCGCGTTGACGGGGCTGTTCACCTTCCGGGAGCTGCGTGACCCCGGACTGCGTACCCCAATCCCCAGCGGCCGCGAAGCGCGGCGGGTCAGCGCCGAGGAACGCAACGGCCTGCTCGGACATCTGGTGAGGCCGAAACGCCGATCGGCGCTGCGCCTGCGTGAACCGCGGCGGCTTCCGCGGGCTTTGAATCGCCGCGAGACCGCCGAGCTGTTATCGAGCCTGCGAACCTGGCGTGACCGAGCGCTGGCCGGGCTGATGTTGTTGTCCGGGTTGAGATCCGGGGAACTGCTCACCCTCGACGTGACTGACGTCGATATCGGAGCCCGCTGGGTGAAGGTGATGGGCAAAGGCGCCAAGGAACGCCGCGTGCCCCTCGATGTGGAGGTCGCAGGGCTGATCCAAACGTATCTTCTCGTCGAGCGACCCGAATCGGACAGCAACCGCCTTTTCCTGGTCGCCAAAGGCCCCCACCGGGGTCAGCCGTTGACCGCGGCCGGACTGCGCACCATCTTCCGGTATCACCGGATCAAGTCCGGAGTGCTCGCCGGTCACCCGCATGCGTTACGTCATACCTTCGGCACCGCGATGGCCGAGGCCGGTGTGGATCTAGCGGTGATGCAGGCACTGCTCGGACACGCCCACATCGACACCACAGCCCGCTACATCCATCTGGCACCCACCCATGTCAAGGCGGAATACGATGCTGCCCGAACACGATTACGCTCCCACACCTGA
- a CDS encoding tyrosine-type recombinase/integrase: MSRRNTMLPEHDYAPTPETPAQIYAAYLVHLQRRDRGNTAYAQAARSFLRRWPRVQSWADIPLDEQLAANCSTRPFVTFLMVSRRLQPGYDYLVHRKLSSLWHELTDSCLQPDLDQFISAALELGFTERVASAIGSQIIARLLIQTGRPLTGLRESDLQELLHACHVRQERTGRGAKHYRSTTHSARQILFHLGILDTQARPAVTALTLEQRMVDVPVALRPAFVAYLNRKYATCVPKTVSSLATRLAHFGRYLAAADPSLTSLNQLDRRRHIEPFITSLTTATNSVTGEPITVADRIRRIHAVGNFLAEITEWGWDDAPPRRLIFRTDLPRPPRCLPRYLPVDSDRKLTAALAKSPYRLAADALLVQRACGLRIGELLDLELDCIHEIPGQGSWLKVPLGKLNSERMIPVDDEVLTLVDRITTTRSSGRPMIHPRTGAPADFLFTHHGKRLSQNAVREELNRAAQAASLGHITPHQLRHTYATALINAGVSLQALMALLGHVSTQMSLRYAHLFDHTVRTEYERALDLAKSHIGALPKTAVGLPITDITGTGWKDTPAIKSRLAGGYCLRAPAQGSCPYANICEHCPSFHTDSTHLAVLAAQRIDAQDLAADAEKRGWIDEAERHHNLVSRLDALITGSASA; encoded by the coding sequence ATGTCAAGGCGGAATACGATGCTGCCCGAACACGATTACGCTCCCACACCTGAAACACCGGCGCAGATCTACGCCGCCTACCTGGTGCACCTACAACGCCGGGACCGCGGCAACACCGCCTACGCCCAGGCCGCCCGATCGTTCCTGCGGCGCTGGCCCCGAGTCCAGTCATGGGCCGACATCCCACTCGATGAGCAGCTGGCGGCGAACTGCTCGACACGCCCATTCGTCACCTTCTTGATGGTCAGCCGACGGTTGCAACCGGGCTACGACTACCTCGTTCACCGCAAGCTGTCGAGTCTGTGGCATGAGCTGACCGACAGTTGCCTGCAACCCGACCTCGATCAGTTCATCAGCGCAGCACTGGAACTGGGTTTCACCGAACGGGTCGCCTCGGCCATCGGCTCGCAGATCATCGCCCGGCTGCTGATCCAGACCGGCCGCCCCTTGACCGGCCTGCGGGAAAGCGACCTGCAGGAGTTGCTGCACGCCTGCCATGTTCGCCAAGAACGTACCGGACGCGGCGCCAAGCACTATCGCAGCACCACCCACAGTGCCCGCCAGATTCTGTTCCACCTCGGCATTCTTGATACACAGGCACGGCCGGCGGTCACTGCGTTGACCCTCGAGCAGCGGATGGTCGACGTTCCTGTCGCGCTGCGACCGGCGTTCGTGGCCTACCTGAACCGCAAATACGCCACCTGCGTGCCCAAAACGGTCAGTTCCCTGGCCACCCGATTGGCCCATTTCGGCCGGTACCTCGCCGCCGCCGACCCCAGCTTGACCTCCCTGAACCAACTGGACCGCCGCAGGCACATCGAACCGTTCATCACCTCGCTGACCACAGCCACCAACAGCGTCACCGGTGAGCCGATCACCGTCGCAGACCGGATCAGACGCATCCACGCGGTGGGAAACTTCCTAGCCGAGATCACCGAATGGGGATGGGACGACGCGCCACCGCGGCGCCTGATCTTCCGCACCGACCTGCCACGGCCACCCCGCTGCCTGCCCCGATACCTGCCCGTCGACTCCGACCGCAAACTCACTGCCGCACTGGCAAAATCACCCTACCGACTGGCCGCTGACGCACTGCTGGTGCAGCGAGCATGCGGACTGCGCATCGGTGAACTGCTCGACCTCGAACTCGACTGCATCCACGAGATCCCCGGCCAAGGATCCTGGCTCAAAGTTCCCCTCGGCAAGCTCAACTCCGAACGCATGATCCCCGTCGACGACGAGGTCCTCACCCTCGTGGACCGGATCACCACAACCCGCTCATCGGGCCGACCGATGATCCACCCCCGCACCGGAGCCCCAGCCGACTTCCTGTTCACCCACCACGGAAAACGACTCTCCCAGAACGCAGTACGTGAAGAATTGAACCGGGCAGCACAGGCCGCCAGCCTGGGACACATCACACCGCACCAACTGCGACACACCTACGCCACCGCGCTGATCAACGCCGGAGTCTCCCTGCAAGCACTCATGGCATTACTCGGCCACGTCTCCACCCAGATGAGCCTGCGCTACGCCCACCTCTTCGACCACACCGTACGCACCGAATACGAACGCGCCCTGGATCTGGCGAAGAGCCATATCGGAGCGCTGCCGAAAACCGCAGTCGGGCTGCCCATCACCGACATCACCGGCACCGGATGGAAGGACACACCGGCCATCAAATCCCGCCTCGCCGGCGGATACTGCCTACGCGCACCCGCGCAAGGATCCTGCCCCTACGCCAACATCTGCGAACACTGCCCAAGCTTTCACACCGACTCCACCCACCTGGCCGTCCTCGCCGCCCAACGCATCGACGCCCAAGATCTGGCAGCAGACGCAGAAAAACGAGGATGGATCGACGAAGCAGAGCGCCACCACAACCTCGTCTCCCGACTCGACGCACTCATCACCGGATCGGCATCCGCATGA
- a CDS encoding DUF6262 family protein, with protein sequence MNEPALLRVERVCAELATSGQPITFTTVAEHAQISRATLYRDHQLRAIVDEHRTRQTDARTLTGLATEVAHLRTAVEALAAGVKRHEEQIRKLTKPPRR encoded by the coding sequence ATGAATGAACCCGCCCTGCTCCGAGTCGAGCGCGTCTGCGCCGAACTCGCCACCTCAGGCCAACCCATCACCTTCACCACCGTGGCCGAACACGCCCAGATCAGCCGCGCGACGCTCTACCGCGACCACCAGCTCCGCGCCATCGTCGACGAACACCGCACCCGACAAACCGACGCCCGCACCCTGACCGGCCTGGCCACCGAAGTCGCACACCTGCGCACCGCCGTCGAAGCACTCGCCGCAGGAGTCAAACGCCACGAAGAACAAATCCGCAAGCTCACCAAACCACCCCGACGATGA
- a CDS encoding NADH-quinone oxidoreductase subunit N encodes MNPDAAMRPMLMAPEMVMFGAGLVALIAGSFLPRRRQWWVGVMVAAAQVGVVGVTVVQMAGPDQMAFEGAFSVDTATGVARIACAAGLLLIWAVAGAEMRDSPREAETYALLMFSAAGVLVLAGAEDLLLLVAGYFLASIPLYGLVGLVRSAAAAEAAMKAYLMGALFGILLMLGVTILYGLTGATRYPQLAMALGGVPAVAVAAGVVGVLAGLMFEAGGVPAHFWVPDAAQGASATAATFLTTVPKIGALVALYRLTTVLPDSLAWPVLIAVFAVASMTLGNLTAYWQHDPRRLLGWSTVSQVGYLLVPITVAGRSELALPSLLFYLAGYTVTNIAAFAVTAALPGHRDLDSYRGLARSRPWLAAALVVALLGLVGTPPTAVFIGKVTTAAAAWDGQFAWLAVVVFVNTLVSLYYYLRWIIPAFARPDTAGDADAPAAQHWPARAAVLAAALSLLLGIIAGPVWQLVS; translated from the coding sequence GTGAATCCCGACGCGGCAATGCGGCCGATGCTCATGGCACCGGAGATGGTGATGTTCGGCGCCGGTCTGGTGGCGCTGATCGCGGGCTCGTTTCTGCCCCGGCGGCGGCAGTGGTGGGTTGGGGTGATGGTGGCCGCGGCGCAGGTCGGCGTCGTCGGCGTCACAGTCGTGCAGATGGCCGGGCCGGATCAAATGGCTTTCGAGGGCGCGTTTTCCGTTGACACCGCGACCGGCGTAGCTCGGATCGCTTGTGCCGCGGGATTGCTGTTGATCTGGGCGGTGGCCGGCGCAGAGATGCGGGATTCGCCGCGGGAGGCTGAAACCTATGCGCTGCTGATGTTTTCGGCCGCGGGCGTTCTCGTTCTGGCTGGTGCTGAGGACCTGTTGCTGTTGGTGGCCGGATACTTTCTGGCCAGCATCCCGCTTTACGGGCTGGTGGGTTTGGTGCGCTCGGCGGCCGCGGCTGAGGCCGCCATGAAGGCCTATCTGATGGGTGCGTTGTTCGGGATCCTGCTGATGCTGGGCGTCACGATTCTGTACGGCCTCACCGGCGCCACGAGGTACCCGCAGCTGGCCATGGCCCTGGGTGGCGTTCCGGCGGTGGCGGTCGCGGCCGGAGTGGTCGGGGTGCTGGCGGGCCTGATGTTTGAGGCCGGTGGTGTGCCGGCGCACTTTTGGGTGCCCGACGCTGCGCAGGGCGCTAGCGCCACGGCGGCGACGTTTCTCACGACCGTGCCCAAGATCGGGGCCCTGGTGGCGCTGTATCGGCTCACCACAGTGCTGCCCGACAGCCTGGCTTGGCCGGTGCTGATCGCCGTATTCGCCGTCGCCAGCATGACTTTGGGCAACCTGACCGCCTATTGGCAGCACGATCCGCGTCGGCTATTGGGCTGGTCCACGGTCAGCCAGGTCGGGTATCTTCTCGTGCCGATCACGGTGGCCGGCCGCAGCGAGTTAGCTCTGCCGTCGCTGTTGTTCTACCTGGCTGGCTATACCGTCACCAATATCGCGGCGTTCGCGGTGACCGCGGCCCTGCCGGGGCACCGGGATCTGGATTCCTACCGCGGTTTGGCGCGAAGCCGCCCGTGGCTAGCGGCTGCGTTGGTGGTGGCGCTACTTGGTCTGGTGGGCACCCCGCCCACCGCGGTGTTCATCGGCAAGGTGACCACCGCCGCCGCAGCCTGGGACGGCCAGTTCGCGTGGCTGGCCGTCGTCGTGTTCGTCAACACGCTGGTCAGCCTGTACTATTACCTGCGCTGGATCATTCCTGCCTTCGCGCGCCCCGACACGGCCGGGGATGCCGACGCACCGGCGGCCCAGCATTGGCCCGCCCGCGCCGCAGTGTTGGCCGCCGCGCTCAGCCTCCTTCTGGGCATCATCGCCGGACCGGTTTGGCAACTAGTCAGCTGA
- a CDS encoding complex I subunit 4 family protein has product MLSVIVFLPLAAALALLAAPRLGGRAANAMWAAVTAIDVALIVVVWARYDAPGINELAFEEQVPWIPGVNSSYHVGVDGLSLPLVVMTAVIFLACAVYGLRSEDRPRLQAALFLFLQSVSLGLFVAADLILFFVFFDLSIVAMYFVIAGWGHGDAARSALKFFLYTFLGSLALLVGFIGLYIAADPHTFDMVELAASTPLAGSPLAGGLVLAAILLGLAIKTPTVPFHTWLPPAHTDAPAVGSAVLAGVLLKMGTYGFVRVAMPMLPQAWREWAWPIIAVGVVSVLYGALVALAQSDLKRMIAYTSVNHMGYIVVAVGAAGLITSGTADAREVAVVGAVTQMVSHGLITAALFLLAGVFYERAGSYDMDSYGGLAGPAPKLAALFAVGAFASLGLPGFSGFIAEFQIFAGSIAAAPVTALALPGILITAALFLRALQRVFTGPTRGHAVGFTDLRVHETASVSILLVLSVAIGLVPRPLLDLIEPAAAALVALVGR; this is encoded by the coding sequence GTGCTCAGTGTGATCGTATTCTTGCCGCTGGCCGCTGCGCTGGCGCTGCTGGCCGCGCCCCGGCTCGGCGGCCGGGCCGCCAACGCGATGTGGGCCGCGGTCACCGCGATCGACGTGGCGCTGATCGTGGTGGTGTGGGCGCGCTACGACGCGCCGGGGATCAACGAGTTGGCGTTCGAGGAGCAGGTTCCCTGGATTCCCGGCGTCAACAGCAGCTACCACGTCGGCGTCGATGGCCTGTCGCTGCCGCTGGTGGTGATGACCGCGGTGATATTCCTGGCCTGCGCCGTCTATGGGCTGCGCAGCGAGGACCGGCCGCGGCTGCAGGCTGCGTTGTTTCTGTTTTTGCAGAGTGTCAGCCTCGGTTTGTTCGTGGCGGCGGATCTGATCTTGTTCTTCGTGTTCTTTGATCTGTCGATCGTGGCGATGTACTTCGTCATTGCTGGCTGGGGACACGGCGACGCGGCCCGCTCGGCGCTGAAGTTCTTCCTCTACACCTTCCTGGGATCGCTGGCGCTGCTGGTGGGTTTTATCGGCCTCTACATCGCCGCCGATCCGCACACTTTCGACATGGTGGAGCTGGCTGCCAGCACACCGTTGGCGGGCAGCCCGCTGGCGGGCGGCTTGGTGCTGGCGGCGATCCTGCTGGGGCTGGCGATCAAGACGCCCACGGTGCCGTTTCATACCTGGCTGCCGCCGGCGCACACCGACGCGCCGGCCGTCGGGTCGGCGGTGCTGGCCGGGGTGCTGCTGAAAATGGGCACCTATGGATTCGTGCGGGTGGCGATGCCGATGCTGCCGCAGGCATGGCGCGAGTGGGCGTGGCCGATCATCGCCGTCGGCGTCGTATCGGTCCTGTACGGGGCGCTGGTCGCGCTGGCCCAAAGCGACCTTAAACGCATGATCGCCTACACCTCGGTCAACCACATGGGCTACATCGTGGTGGCCGTCGGGGCTGCCGGACTCATCACCAGCGGTACCGCCGATGCCCGAGAGGTCGCGGTGGTCGGTGCGGTCACCCAGATGGTCAGCCACGGCCTCATCACCGCGGCGCTGTTCCTGCTCGCCGGGGTGTTCTACGAGCGAGCGGGCAGCTACGACATGGACTCCTACGGCGGTCTGGCCGGCCCGGCGCCCAAGCTGGCCGCGCTGTTCGCCGTCGGTGCGTTCGCCTCACTGGGACTGCCGGGCTTTTCCGGTTTCATCGCCGAATTCCAGATCTTCGCCGGCAGCATCGCAGCCGCCCCGGTCACGGCGTTGGCTCTGCCGGGCATTCTGATTACCGCCGCGCTGTTCCTGCGCGCGCTGCAGCGCGTCTTCACCGGCCCAACACGTGGGCACGCGGTCGGCTTCACCGATCTGCGGGTCCATGAGACCGCGTCGGTGTCAATACTTCTCGTGCTCAGTGTGGCCATCGGGCTAGTGCCTCGACCGTTGCTGGATCTGATCGAACCGGCTGCCGCCGCACTCGTCGCGCTCGTCGGGAGATAA
- a CDS encoding proton-conducting transporter transmembrane domain-containing protein, translated as MSALLWLLVATPAAVGVVLLISRRDARWTEVVSLTTAFGCVAVSVVVAVARPSVQVAFMAGAPFGLRVDALAGTVLPAVTTVTFLVLMFSAGNIRDARGRFHGLMLVFAAAAILTVTAATLPALLLGWEVMGAASYALIGFWWRDQYRVSDGLTAFVTTRTADLGLYLAAGAALAGGAGMALNSFSDAAGGWRDVIALGVLVAALGKAAQLPFSFWLSRAMSGPSPVSALLHSAAMVAMGGYLLLRTQPLLAATGWAATAAAWVGVLTAVVLGAVAVAQRDIKQLLAASTAAQLGFVVMAAGVAAVGGGAAHLVAHAATKAGLFLAAGVWFSLLGTQRLDDLGGVARRWRVVGSSATIAALTLAGIAPLSLWATKDAVLTAAAQHSPALYGLGLLASALSAAYAAKMLVVIWAKPSTDGTGPAQAAPSRGVPRRLTGLEQAPLVVLAVGAAVSGVLALPPLGSIVARALDGGQPISHPGVAALVGSAALALVVVAAVARWGVPEPRWAASWLGLQRAAHLLVVAPTMGAARMAARFDDNVLDKAVDATASAVLRAARRAAQTDTAGVDRAVEAVAARVGRLGQLARRPQTGQLHQYYLAAGVLLVAGFVLMVTVR; from the coding sequence ATGTCGGCGCTGCTGTGGCTGCTGGTCGCTACGCCGGCCGCGGTGGGAGTCGTCTTGTTGATCTCCCGCCGCGACGCTCGGTGGACCGAAGTGGTCTCGTTGACCACCGCGTTCGGGTGCGTCGCGGTGTCGGTGGTGGTGGCCGTCGCGCGGCCGTCGGTGCAGGTTGCCTTCATGGCGGGTGCACCGTTTGGTCTTCGGGTCGACGCGCTGGCCGGGACAGTGCTGCCGGCGGTCACCACGGTGACGTTTTTGGTGCTGATGTTCTCTGCCGGAAACATCCGCGACGCGCGGGGCCGCTTTCACGGGTTGATGCTGGTGTTCGCCGCCGCTGCCATCCTGACGGTGACCGCCGCGACCCTGCCCGCACTGCTGTTGGGATGGGAAGTGATGGGGGCGGCGTCGTATGCGCTGATCGGGTTTTGGTGGCGCGACCAATACCGGGTATCGGATGGTTTGACCGCATTCGTGACTACGCGCACCGCCGACCTCGGGCTGTATCTGGCCGCCGGCGCCGCGCTCGCGGGCGGCGCGGGGATGGCGCTGAACAGTTTCTCCGACGCCGCCGGCGGGTGGCGCGATGTCATCGCGCTCGGGGTGCTCGTGGCCGCGCTCGGCAAAGCCGCGCAGCTGCCGTTCTCGTTTTGGCTGTCGCGGGCGATGTCGGGCCCCAGCCCGGTCAGCGCCCTGCTGCATTCAGCGGCGATGGTGGCGATGGGCGGCTATTTGTTGTTGCGGACACAACCCTTGCTGGCCGCGACCGGCTGGGCCGCGACCGCGGCGGCGTGGGTGGGCGTGCTCACCGCGGTGGTGCTCGGCGCGGTCGCGGTGGCCCAGCGCGACATCAAGCAGCTGCTCGCCGCGTCCACCGCCGCCCAGCTGGGATTCGTGGTGATGGCCGCCGGTGTGGCCGCCGTCGGCGGCGGCGCCGCGCATCTGGTTGCGCACGCCGCCACCAAGGCCGGCCTGTTCCTCGCCGCGGGAGTGTGGTTTTCGCTGCTGGGCACTCAGCGTCTGGACGACCTCGGCGGTGTGGCGCGCCGCTGGCGGGTGGTGGGGTCCTCGGCCACCATCGCGGCACTCACGCTGGCCGGGATCGCGCCGCTGTCGTTGTGGGCGACCAAGGACGCGGTGTTGACCGCAGCAGCGCAACACTCCCCCGCGTTGTACGGGCTGGGATTACTCGCCTCGGCGCTGTCGGCGGCCTATGCGGCCAAGATGCTGGTGGTGATCTGGGCCAAGCCGTCGACTGACGGCACCGGCCCCGCACAGGCCGCGCCGTCCCGCGGGGTACCGCGTCGGCTCACCGGTCTCGAGCAGGCGCCGCTTGTGGTCCTCGCCGTGGGGGCCGCGGTGTCGGGTGTGCTGGCATTGCCTCCGCTGGGCTCCATCGTCGCGCGCGCCCTCGACGGCGGCCAGCCGATCTCACATCCGGGCGTGGCCGCGCTGGTCGGTTCGGCGGCCCTTGCCCTTGTCGTGGTGGCAGCGGTGGCGCGCTGGGGTGTACCCGAGCCGCGTTGGGCCGCATCGTGGTTGGGGCTTCAGCGCGCCGCGCACCTGCTGGTTGTGGCCCCGACCATGGGTGCCGCCCGGATGGCGGCCCGTTTCGATGACAACGTCCTGGACAAGGCGGTCGACGCCACGGCGAGCGCGGTGTTACGCGCGGCGCGCCGGGCAGCCCAGACCGACACCGCTGGTGTGGACCGCGCCGTGGAAGCGGTGGCCGCGCGGGTGGGGCGGTTGGGCCAGCTGGCGCGCCGACCCCAAACGGGTCAGCTGCACCAGTACTACTTGGCCGCCGGGGTGTTGCTGGTCGCCGGCTTCGTGCTCATGGTGACGGTGAGGTGA
- a CDS encoding NADH-quinone oxidoreductase subunit NuoK produces the protein MTLQTVLLVAAAVFSVGLYGALSQQVVVMVMMGLELMINAIILAAAGFWWFIMPAPSGQVLLLVVIAAMTVEMAMGFAIATALHRERRADMTDTAADLSG, from the coding sequence GTGACCTTACAAACGGTGTTGTTGGTAGCCGCAGCGGTGTTCAGTGTCGGGCTCTACGGTGCGCTGTCCCAGCAAGTCGTGGTGATGGTAATGATGGGCCTGGAGTTGATGATCAACGCGATCATCCTTGCCGCCGCGGGGTTTTGGTGGTTCATCATGCCGGCACCGAGCGGCCAGGTGTTGCTGCTGGTGGTCATCGCCGCCATGACGGTGGAGATGGCGATGGGATTCGCCATAGCCACGGCGCTGCACCGCGAGCGTCGCGCCGACATGACCGACACTGCAGCCGACCTCTCCGGATGA
- a CDS encoding NADH-quinone oxidoreductase subunit J, whose protein sequence is MIVHIVFWLLAVIAVAAGAAVFWVDSMARATYALAASFIAVGVVVLLLQQNYIGVVTILMMVMEMAVMAVYMVMFMGMNPALMPMSMVHDNRRALVAAAATFVFLACGILLIDWPARQGEPARDVTMALGENLMGPHMLTMAVISPVMVATIVAGVVLAAARTRYDRFGDDLTHRPGRDPQPGGVGR, encoded by the coding sequence ATGATCGTCCATATCGTGTTCTGGCTGCTCGCCGTCATCGCCGTCGCTGCCGGGGCCGCGGTGTTCTGGGTCGATTCGATGGCGCGGGCCACGTATGCGCTGGCGGCCTCGTTCATCGCGGTTGGCGTAGTAGTTCTGCTGTTGCAGCAGAACTACATCGGCGTGGTCACCATCTTGATGATGGTGATGGAGATGGCGGTGATGGCGGTCTACATGGTCATGTTCATGGGCATGAACCCCGCGCTGATGCCGATGAGCATGGTTCACGACAACCGGCGCGCACTGGTCGCCGCCGCGGCCACCTTTGTGTTTTTGGCTTGCGGGATTCTGCTGATCGACTGGCCCGCCCGGCAAGGCGAGCCGGCGCGCGACGTCACGATGGCGCTCGGCGAGAATCTGATGGGACCGCACATGCTCACCATGGCGGTGATCAGCCCGGTCATGGTCGCCACGATCGTGGCCGGGGTCGTGTTGGCGGCCGCCCGTACCCGCTACGACCGTTTCGGTGATGACCTCACACACCGCCCCGGACGCGACCCGCAACCCGGAGGGGTGGGCCGGTGA